Proteins encoded together in one Amphritea japonica ATCC BAA-1530 window:
- a CDS encoding energy-coupling factor ABC transporter permease yields the protein MSLTIDLISGFWFWFAQVGYFVLLGVALWFAPWSTLFSSRQLQHLFLGTTVGLMLLWQMRAGISPGLGIHFLGVTVLTLMFGWDLAILSASLALLGTTLFGNESWNGFAINGLCTVVIPALVSYGVLRLVEARLPANFFIYLLLCAFLGAGVATLCGGLSMSFLLWISDVYSGEKIYQEYIQILPLIMFPEGLLNGIIMTGMMVFYPDWIRTFDAKKYIDDQ from the coding sequence ATGAGTTTAACGATCGATCTGATCAGTGGCTTTTGGTTCTGGTTTGCCCAGGTGGGTTATTTTGTGCTGCTTGGTGTGGCGCTCTGGTTCGCCCCCTGGTCGACCCTATTTAGTAGTCGACAACTCCAGCACCTGTTTCTTGGTACGACTGTTGGTTTGATGCTGCTGTGGCAAATGCGCGCGGGGATCTCTCCTGGGTTGGGGATTCACTTTCTCGGAGTCACTGTACTGACACTGATGTTTGGCTGGGACCTTGCGATTCTTTCAGCGAGTCTGGCGCTGCTCGGTACAACACTATTTGGGAACGAAAGCTGGAATGGGTTTGCTATAAACGGGCTATGTACCGTCGTGATACCCGCATTGGTAAGCTATGGAGTTCTGCGGTTGGTTGAAGCCAGACTGCCCGCCAACTTTTTTATCTATCTGCTTCTTTGTGCATTTCTGGGCGCCGGGGTGGCAACGCTTTGTGGCGGGCTGAGCATGAGTTTTCTTCTCTGGATCAGTGATGTCTACAGTGGTGAGAAAATTTATCAGGAATATATCCAGATATTACCATTGATTATGTTTCCTGAGGGGCTGTTGAACGGCATTATTATGACCGGAATGATGGTTTTTTATCCTGATTGGATTCGCACGTTCGATGCTAAAAAATATATCGATGATCAATAA
- a CDS encoding response regulator transcription factor: MDTNNDARLKFLIVDDDETFSRVLSKAIKRRGYETAIASSAEQAVSLLEDFTPDLATLDLKMGGASGITLVPRLTALNPAIKILILTGYASISTAVEAIKLGATDYLAKPADTDQILSKLQATDADPAIDIADKPMSVGRLEWEHIQKVLTEHEGNISATARALGMHRRTLQRKLQKRPVREEH, from the coding sequence ATGGACACTAATAACGACGCCAGGCTTAAGTTTCTGATTGTCGATGATGACGAAACCTTTTCCCGGGTACTGAGTAAAGCCATTAAAAGACGTGGCTACGAAACAGCGATTGCCAGTTCTGCCGAACAAGCCGTGAGCCTATTAGAAGATTTCACACCGGATCTGGCAACGCTGGATCTTAAAATGGGGGGAGCCTCTGGCATCACGTTGGTACCCAGATTAACAGCTCTCAATCCCGCTATTAAAATTCTGATTCTGACCGGCTACGCGAGTATCTCGACAGCTGTAGAAGCCATTAAACTGGGCGCTACCGATTATCTCGCAAAACCCGCCGATACCGATCAGATCCTGTCTAAACTGCAAGCAACAGATGCAGATCCGGCTATAGATATCGCGGACAAACCGATGTCGGTAGGGCGACTCGAATGGGAACACATTCAAAAAGTACTCACAGAGCATGAGGGGAATATTTCTGCCACTGCTCGAGCGCTAGGGATGCACCGAAGAACCCTACAGCGAAAATTGCAAAAACGACCGGTTAGAGAGGAACACTGA
- a CDS encoding ATP-binding protein — MNYTSDTRHQLLQLSYIRTVTIFGQSGLLLYLYLGLHVSLNFWLISFALIAMALLNLLSFTRLRSPLPLTQLEFFFQLVADIAFYVCLLYQVGGVGNPFSALLLIPLIISATSLPKQFTWATGLLVTISYSVLMRYFIPINLPDTGHQHQSTALLNLHLAGMWVNFILTAALITWFVVNIRESLQRQELKLNRTRELNLRNQQLLSLATMAAGTAHEIGTPLATMRVVLHEMQLDHSDNQDLLEDIELLQSQVENCTDRLKHLAESVKQEQKDARPLPAELFFGEILDRWLLLRPTATFSPPVIELNNEAYILSSIPLQQAFLNLLNNAADASSEPLQIKLTSDLQQILFTIRDQGPGIPLEQAEKLGSPFITTKGKGLGIGLFLTASALDSYGGEVRLFNHPEGGTLTEVTLPIIKESQTDGH; from the coding sequence ATGAACTACACCAGCGATACCCGCCATCAGCTACTGCAACTCAGTTATATCCGTACGGTCACCATTTTTGGCCAGAGCGGATTACTGCTGTACCTCTATCTGGGGTTGCATGTCAGCCTCAATTTCTGGCTGATTTCATTTGCTCTGATAGCGATGGCACTACTTAACTTGCTGTCGTTTACGCGACTCCGCTCGCCCCTGCCGCTGACTCAGCTTGAATTTTTCTTTCAATTAGTCGCTGATATCGCCTTTTATGTATGTCTGCTCTACCAGGTTGGGGGGGTCGGGAATCCCTTCTCAGCGTTACTGCTCATCCCGCTGATTATCAGCGCAACATCGCTACCTAAACAATTCACCTGGGCTACCGGGTTGCTGGTCACTATCAGTTACTCTGTGTTGATGCGGTACTTTATTCCTATCAACCTACCGGATACTGGACATCAGCATCAATCCACGGCATTACTCAATCTCCATTTGGCAGGCATGTGGGTCAATTTCATTCTGACTGCAGCACTGATTACCTGGTTTGTCGTCAATATCAGAGAGAGCCTGCAACGTCAGGAACTGAAACTAAACCGCACCCGGGAACTGAATCTTCGTAATCAGCAATTGTTATCGCTGGCAACGATGGCTGCAGGCACTGCCCATGAGATAGGAACGCCCCTGGCCACGATGCGCGTCGTCCTGCATGAGATGCAGCTGGATCACAGCGATAATCAGGATCTACTGGAAGATATTGAATTACTGCAGTCCCAGGTTGAAAACTGCACTGACCGCTTGAAGCATCTGGCAGAATCAGTAAAACAGGAGCAAAAAGATGCTCGACCACTCCCTGCAGAGCTTTTTTTCGGGGAGATATTGGACCGCTGGCTACTGTTACGGCCCACCGCTACCTTTAGCCCCCCGGTGATTGAGCTCAATAATGAGGCGTATATTCTTAGCTCTATCCCTCTACAGCAGGCTTTTCTTAATTTACTTAACAATGCCGCCGACGCCTCCAGCGAACCTCTGCAGATTAAGTTAACCTCAGATCTGCAGCAAATTCTCTTTACTATCCGGGATCAAGGCCCCGGGATACCGCTGGAACAAGCTGAAAAACTAGGTAGCCCTTTCATTACCACGAAAGGAAAGGGGCTGGGCATCGGACTATTCCTCACTGCGTCCGCGCTTGACAGTTACGGTGGTGAAGTCCGATTATTTAATCACCCGGAGGGCGGTACCCTGACCGAAGTTACACTGCCTATCATCAAGGAGTCTCAAACTGATGGACACTAA
- a CDS encoding peptide chain release factor 3 yields MSSISQEVSTRRTFAIISHPDAGKTTITEKLLLFGNLIQKAGTVKGKKSDRHATSDWMSMEKERGISVTSSVMQFPHNGRIVNLLDTPGHEDFSEDTYRTLTAVDSALMVVDGAKGVEARTIKLMEVCRLRDTPILSFVNKMDRDIRDPIDLLDEIEEVLKIAAAPITWPISMGKDFRGVYNLYTDTIHVFTPGQGSVISEDIQVKGLESPEAQELLGDLYDDFVEEVELVRGASHEYDQTEYLAGRQTPVYFGTALSNFGVREMLDGFVELAPSPIARETLSRSVAVDEEKFSGFVFKIQANMDPKHRDRIAFMRVCSGSYTRGMKMRHVRIKKDVKIADAVTFLAGDRSNVEEAWSGDIIGLHNHGTIQIGDTFTEGEDLKFTGIPHFAPEMFRRVRPKDPLKMKQLQKGLQQLSEEGAVQLFQPINKNDLILGAVGQLQFEVVVYRLKDEYKVECLYEPVTISTARWVECDDDRKLEEFRRKGGDNLALDGGGLLTYLAPTRVNLSLTEERWPDMQFRATREH; encoded by the coding sequence ATGTCTAGCATCTCACAGGAAGTTTCGACCCGTCGAACTTTCGCTATCATCTCCCACCCGGATGCGGGTAAAACTACCATTACCGAAAAGTTGTTGTTGTTCGGAAACCTGATTCAGAAGGCCGGTACTGTTAAGGGCAAGAAATCTGATCGCCACGCTACTTCTGACTGGATGAGTATGGAGAAGGAGCGGGGTATTTCCGTAACTTCATCAGTGATGCAGTTTCCCCATAATGGTCGGATTGTAAATCTGCTGGATACACCGGGACACGAGGATTTCTCGGAAGATACTTACCGTACACTGACAGCAGTTGACTCCGCTTTGATGGTGGTTGATGGCGCTAAGGGTGTCGAGGCTCGAACCATTAAACTGATGGAAGTTTGCCGGCTGCGGGATACGCCGATCCTGTCGTTTGTTAACAAGATGGACCGGGATATCCGTGATCCGATTGATCTGTTGGATGAGATTGAAGAAGTATTAAAGATCGCTGCTGCGCCGATCACCTGGCCGATCAGTATGGGTAAGGATTTTCGTGGGGTATATAACCTTTATACCGATACTATTCATGTTTTCACCCCTGGTCAGGGCAGCGTGATTTCAGAGGATATTCAGGTTAAAGGGCTAGAAAGCCCAGAAGCTCAGGAGCTACTGGGTGACCTGTATGATGATTTCGTTGAAGAAGTTGAACTGGTACGTGGTGCCAGCCACGAATATGATCAGACAGAGTATCTTGCAGGTCGGCAGACACCGGTTTACTTTGGTACAGCGCTGTCTAACTTTGGTGTTCGTGAGATGTTGGACGGCTTCGTGGAGCTCGCCCCTTCTCCGATTGCCCGGGAGACGCTGAGCCGTTCTGTAGCGGTAGATGAAGAGAAGTTTTCTGGCTTTGTCTTTAAGATTCAGGCCAATATGGACCCTAAGCACCGTGACCGAATCGCGTTTATGCGTGTCTGCTCCGGTAGTTATACCCGGGGCATGAAAATGCGCCATGTGCGGATCAAGAAAGATGTAAAGATTGCGGATGCAGTAACCTTTCTGGCAGGTGATCGTTCTAATGTTGAGGAAGCCTGGTCTGGCGATATTATCGGCCTGCACAATCACGGTACGATTCAGATTGGCGATACTTTTACGGAAGGCGAAGATCTGAAATTTACAGGTATTCCGCACTTTGCGCCGGAAATGTTCCGTCGTGTACGGCCTAAAGATCCACTGAAAATGAAGCAACTTCAGAAAGGTTTGCAACAGCTGTCAGAAGAGGGCGCCGTTCAGCTTTTCCAGCCGATCAACAAAAATGATTTGATTCTGGGTGCGGTAGGTCAGCTACAGTTTGAAGTCGTGGTATACCGTCTGAAAGATGAGTATAAAGTTGAGTGTTTATATGAGCCTGTCACTATTTCTACTGCTCGTTGGGTTGAATGTGATGACGACCGCAAATTAGAAGAGTTTCGTAGAAAAGGTGGCGATAACCTGGCATTGGATGGCGGTGGACTATTGACCTATCTGGCGCCTACCCGGGTTAATCTGAGCCTGACCGAGGAGCGCTGGCCGGATATGCAGTTCCGCGCTACCCGCGAACACTAG
- a CDS encoding TatD family hydrolase: MKLIDTHCHLDFPELSVEIEAVLERARKAGVDKFVVPGVSVDNWSAVLNLCSGHAGLYPALGLHPCFLKGDHADDIALLAATLKDNDQIVAVGEIGLDLFIPDANLQQQLAVLNPQLALAKEYQKPVLLHVRKAHDPLLKQLRQLKLERAGLVHAFSGSEQQAREYLKLGFKLGVGGSVTYERASKLRRLVAELPLESFVLETDSPDMPLQGYQGQVNYPERVVKVAMAVAKIRQQPLADVIEVTSIQSSKCLGLL; encoded by the coding sequence ATGAAACTAATTGATACTCACTGTCATCTGGATTTTCCTGAGCTGTCTGTTGAGATAGAGGCTGTACTCGAACGTGCCCGTAAAGCTGGAGTTGATAAGTTCGTTGTGCCTGGTGTTAGTGTTGATAACTGGAGTGCGGTTCTGAATCTGTGTTCCGGGCACGCAGGACTCTATCCTGCGTTAGGGCTTCACCCTTGTTTCCTGAAGGGGGATCATGCTGATGATATCGCCCTGTTAGCTGCAACGCTAAAGGATAATGATCAAATTGTAGCGGTGGGGGAGATCGGACTTGATCTGTTTATTCCCGATGCAAACCTGCAGCAGCAGTTGGCGGTACTGAACCCTCAATTAGCATTGGCAAAAGAATATCAGAAACCGGTCCTGCTGCATGTTCGTAAAGCTCATGATCCATTGCTAAAGCAATTGCGCCAGTTAAAACTGGAGAGAGCGGGGTTGGTGCATGCATTTTCAGGCAGTGAGCAACAAGCCAGAGAGTATCTTAAATTGGGGTTTAAGCTGGGTGTTGGTGGCTCGGTGACTTATGAGCGAGCCTCGAAGCTGAGACGGCTGGTTGCTGAGTTGCCTCTGGAAAGCTTCGTGTTGGAGACAGACAGCCCGGATATGCCACTGCAGGGCTACCAGGGGCAGGTTAATTATCCCGAGCGAGTTGTTAAAGTTGCTATGGCTGTTGCGAAAATTCGACAACAGCCACTGGCTGACGTGATTGAGGTAACTTCGATTCAGTCGTCTAAGTGTTTAGGGCTGTTGTAA
- a CDS encoding beta-ketoacyl synthase: MSQLPVIVGFGGISPAGRSSFHHGYRRLILDKLNDKERTETLLDLATLMGLACYNDGGFINQSGDATEVNELLDVIRPQICNSTLIRRIEKECFDIHHLTFNKPAKINTEESIRFTLRPRQLPMNTPENWELKQLSATQTEVTLKGDLDVIFPDFREAKVQSAGQLPTGFKPGTLYQSRNHPRNLQMTVFSASDALQSSGIPWDKIADSVRPDQIGVYASNSIGQLDDFGFGGLTKYPSIGKRTTSKQMPLGYAQMPADFVNAYVLGSVGVTGGALGACATYLYNLRSAVNDIRSGRRKVVLVGGSDAPVTPEIIEGFRAMGALAEDKDLLALDGLTELNADDYRNICRPFGNNCGFTIAESSQFTLLMSDDLALELGADIYGAVPEVFVNADGHKKSISAPGIGNYITLGKAAALVKNMLGETSLQQRSFVQAHGTSTPQNRITESHVINQTAKAFGIQDWNVAAMKCFLGHSQGTAGGDQLNLSMGVWKYGYIPGILTTNEFATDIHASNLKLSNEHVEVGSQGMDSIILNSKGFGGNNASAVVLAPHITTKMLLKRHGQAAMARYQDKLEVTREAAVAYDQDSIKGLSQPIYLYDHNVLTGEDLDISDREIKLPGYSQTVSLDVSNPYEDMN; encoded by the coding sequence TTGTCTCAGCTACCTGTCATTGTGGGTTTCGGCGGTATCAGTCCAGCCGGACGCAGTTCATTTCACCATGGCTATCGCCGCCTTATCCTGGACAAACTAAACGATAAAGAGCGCACCGAGACTCTCCTTGACCTGGCAACGTTGATGGGGCTGGCCTGTTATAATGACGGCGGCTTTATCAATCAAAGCGGGGATGCAACAGAGGTTAATGAATTGCTGGACGTTATCCGTCCGCAGATCTGTAACAGCACACTGATCCGGCGCATCGAAAAAGAGTGTTTCGATATACACCACCTGACCTTTAATAAACCCGCAAAGATAAACACTGAAGAGTCAATTCGCTTTACCCTTCGCCCCCGGCAACTGCCAATGAACACGCCCGAAAACTGGGAATTAAAACAACTTTCAGCGACACAGACAGAAGTCACACTGAAAGGCGATCTGGACGTTATATTCCCTGACTTTCGAGAAGCCAAAGTACAGTCAGCGGGGCAGCTACCTACCGGTTTTAAACCCGGCACACTTTATCAATCCCGGAATCATCCTCGCAATCTACAGATGACGGTTTTTTCAGCCTCTGATGCATTGCAATCATCTGGAATCCCCTGGGATAAAATTGCTGATAGCGTACGCCCTGATCAGATTGGTGTGTATGCCAGTAACTCCATCGGTCAACTGGACGACTTTGGCTTTGGCGGACTGACAAAGTATCCATCCATCGGCAAACGCACGACGTCCAAACAGATGCCGCTTGGCTACGCACAGATGCCTGCTGACTTTGTTAACGCGTACGTACTCGGTAGCGTTGGTGTAACAGGCGGAGCATTAGGCGCCTGTGCAACATACCTCTACAACCTGCGTAGCGCTGTTAACGATATACGTTCCGGTCGCCGCAAAGTGGTTCTGGTAGGCGGCAGCGATGCCCCGGTAACGCCAGAAATTATCGAAGGTTTCCGGGCAATGGGCGCATTAGCAGAGGATAAAGACCTGCTAGCCCTCGATGGGCTGACCGAACTCAACGCCGATGATTATCGCAATATCTGTCGCCCATTCGGTAACAACTGTGGCTTCACCATCGCTGAATCCTCCCAATTCACCCTGTTGATGAGTGATGACCTGGCCCTTGAACTAGGAGCTGATATATACGGCGCTGTACCGGAAGTATTTGTCAACGCTGACGGCCATAAGAAATCGATCTCGGCACCTGGTATTGGTAACTACATTACTCTGGGTAAAGCCGCTGCACTGGTTAAAAATATGCTGGGTGAAACATCTCTACAACAGCGTAGTTTTGTTCAGGCGCATGGCACCAGCACACCGCAAAATCGAATTACTGAATCTCATGTTATCAACCAGACCGCCAAAGCTTTTGGCATACAGGACTGGAATGTCGCCGCAATGAAATGTTTCCTGGGTCACTCTCAGGGAACCGCCGGTGGCGACCAGCTTAACTTATCGATGGGTGTCTGGAAGTACGGTTATATTCCAGGAATCCTCACCACAAATGAGTTTGCCACTGATATTCATGCCAGCAACCTGAAGCTAAGCAATGAACATGTCGAAGTGGGTAGCCAGGGAATGGACTCTATTATCCTCAATTCAAAGGGCTTTGGCGGAAACAATGCCAGTGCAGTGGTACTAGCCCCGCATATCACCACAAAAATGCTGCTAAAACGTCATGGTCAGGCTGCTATGGCTCGTTATCAGGACAAACTTGAGGTTACCCGTGAGGCCGCTGTTGCATACGATCAAGACAGCATCAAAGGGCTGTCCCAGCCGATTTACCTATACGATCATAACGTCCTCACAGGTGAAGACCTCGATATCAGCGATCGCGAAATAAAGCTACCAGGGTACTCCCAGACGGTCAGCCTTGATGTCAGCAACCCATATGAAGATATGAACTAA
- a CDS encoding OmpA family protein, whose product MKKIIVLAGVLALAGCQTLDPYTQESKTSNAAKGGGIGAIAGAVLGNAVAGKGNRTEGAIAGALVGGAIGGGIGYYMDKQEMLLRQELEGTGVRVERVGDSIRLIMPGNVTFPTGSYNIDRGFYPVLDSVTKVFMKFDKTAINVDGFTDSTGSFETNQTLSERRAASVSQYLASGGIAALRLQSRGYGERYPVASNDNASGRALNRRVEVNIRGSQ is encoded by the coding sequence ATGAAAAAAATTATTGTCTTGGCCGGTGTGCTGGCATTGGCAGGGTGTCAGACGCTTGACCCCTATACTCAGGAATCTAAAACCAGTAATGCAGCGAAGGGTGGTGGTATTGGTGCAATTGCCGGTGCTGTACTGGGTAATGCGGTGGCTGGAAAAGGGAATAGGACCGAAGGTGCGATTGCCGGTGCGCTGGTGGGTGGTGCCATCGGTGGTGGTATTGGTTATTACATGGACAAGCAAGAGATGTTGCTGCGTCAGGAATTGGAAGGCACTGGAGTAAGGGTAGAGCGGGTTGGAGACTCTATTCGTCTGATTATGCCGGGGAATGTTACGTTCCCAACCGGATCGTACAATATTGATCGGGGTTTTTATCCGGTACTGGATTCAGTGACCAAGGTCTTTATGAAGTTTGATAAAACGGCGATCAACGTCGATGGATTTACCGACAGCACCGGTTCATTTGAAACCAATCAAACCCTCTCAGAGCGTCGTGCTGCCAGTGTGTCCCAGTATCTTGCCAGTGGAGGTATAGCTGCGCTTAGATTACAGTCCCGTGGTTATGGTGAACGTTATCCTGTAGCGAGTAATGACAATGCGTCAGGCCGTGCTTTGAACCGGCGTGTAGAAGTAAATATTCGGGGTAGCCAATAA
- a CDS encoding flagella assembly protein FlgT — protein sequence MFNPMLRILAALVISFISLSLHAVTMEAEGQALIFNNDLDSARQAAIKNATQQASLQASAIVSSTQTLNQGVLSIDNMQVSTLGMVSNIEVLDEEIKGRMLWVKVRANVDFEKGCPAGVSGHGYQKSVAITAFPLLYPQQANLGKLSSIQTELGNILSNQINQTSNLKALNAGMLNVHQTASTAPTRQLSAGALTTVLDHTRQLDVQYIISGVIRDMTMADSSVIDPNRNILFDLYNRMDYRSKRHLRSLALDLYIHDGFSGALLFSKQYATAGRWNLEPEARPGFASAEFWRLDYGKQTRKMLNQVATDLNNELRCMPFSARITKSDGNLIWFNAGALSGINAGDKLTVYRKSSFFTEDMRSQVQLTNTRKTVTVTEVQPMFAIGRLPDDGAIYNIQPDDVVISW from the coding sequence ATGTTTAATCCTATGCTACGTATCCTCGCCGCTTTAGTAATTAGTTTTATCAGCCTGTCACTGCATGCCGTTACGATGGAAGCAGAGGGACAAGCCCTGATATTTAACAACGATCTCGACTCTGCCCGTCAGGCCGCTATCAAAAATGCCACCCAGCAGGCATCGCTTCAGGCCAGCGCGATTGTCAGCAGCACCCAGACCCTGAATCAGGGGGTATTGAGCATCGATAACATGCAGGTCAGCACGCTGGGAATGGTAAGCAATATAGAGGTACTGGACGAAGAAATTAAGGGACGTATGCTATGGGTAAAAGTGCGAGCTAACGTCGATTTCGAAAAGGGCTGTCCCGCCGGAGTATCTGGCCACGGCTATCAGAAATCCGTCGCTATCACCGCCTTCCCTCTACTTTATCCACAGCAAGCGAATCTGGGTAAACTCAGTAGTATCCAGACCGAACTTGGAAATATACTCAGCAACCAGATCAATCAAACAAGTAACCTGAAAGCACTGAACGCCGGTATGCTGAATGTTCACCAAACGGCATCCACAGCACCGACTCGACAACTCAGTGCCGGAGCCCTGACAACCGTTCTGGATCATACCCGGCAATTAGATGTGCAATATATAATCTCCGGCGTCATCCGGGATATGACCATGGCTGACTCCTCAGTTATTGACCCAAATCGCAACATTCTGTTCGATCTTTACAACCGAATGGATTACCGCAGCAAACGCCATCTGCGCAGCCTGGCACTGGATCTCTATATTCATGATGGTTTCTCGGGAGCCCTGCTCTTCAGTAAGCAATACGCCACCGCAGGCCGCTGGAACCTTGAACCTGAAGCACGCCCCGGTTTCGCCAGCGCCGAATTCTGGCGTCTGGATTATGGTAAGCAAACCCGAAAAATGCTCAATCAGGTTGCCACCGATCTGAATAACGAACTCCGCTGTATGCCATTCTCCGCCCGCATCACCAAGAGCGACGGAAACCTTATCTGGTTTAATGCAGGCGCACTCTCTGGTATCAATGCCGGCGACAAGTTAACGGTCTACCGTAAATCCAGCTTCTTTACTGAAGACATGCGCAGCCAAGTACAACTCACCAACACCCGCAAAACCGTGACCGTTACCGAAGTACAGCCAATGTTTGCAATTGGCCGGCTACCAGACGATGGCGCTATTTATAATATACAGCCAGACGATGTCGTAATTTCCTGGTAA
- a CDS encoding FlgO family outer membrane protein, protein MRYSLLLVPILLSGLLSGCMLKEPVPVTVQSVDPQVMAQMREAEAANLEARRELTKHEVSVVGESSSGADPLSEAVAQMAVQLNVGLAENRVKRLPIAILPFVQLGSKASGTPTGERLSENFIFQLQQHGYNLIDFRAVSLNTSAKDPLSTANLSALHNRFRIHFVLTGTYSQHQDGIIINARVLDTTTRQILAASQTNIPSVRLEGALPGYDPIKAMDEGMIIENGTRKATEGVK, encoded by the coding sequence ATGAGATATTCTTTACTGCTTGTTCCTATTCTGCTGTCTGGCCTGTTGTCCGGGTGCATGCTGAAAGAACCTGTTCCGGTGACGGTACAGAGTGTTGATCCGCAGGTGATGGCGCAGATGCGTGAAGCTGAGGCGGCTAACCTGGAGGCGCGACGTGAGTTGACTAAGCATGAAGTCAGCGTTGTTGGAGAGTCGTCGTCAGGTGCTGATCCGCTGAGTGAGGCGGTGGCACAGATGGCGGTTCAGCTGAATGTGGGTCTGGCTGAGAACCGGGTAAAGCGGTTGCCTATCGCAATCCTTCCCTTTGTTCAGTTAGGGAGTAAAGCATCCGGTACACCTACCGGCGAGCGGCTGAGTGAAAATTTTATTTTTCAATTGCAGCAGCATGGTTATAACCTGATCGATTTTCGGGCAGTGAGCTTAAATACTTCTGCAAAAGACCCTCTGTCTACTGCAAACCTATCAGCATTGCATAATCGCTTTCGTATTCATTTTGTCCTTACCGGTACCTATAGTCAGCACCAGGACGGCATTATTATTAATGCCCGGGTGCTGGATACGACTACCCGGCAAATTCTGGCAGCGTCACAAACAAATATACCTTCGGTCCGGCTAGAAGGGGCTTTGCCGGGGTACGATCCGATTAAAGCGATGGATGAGGGGATGATAATTGAAAACGGCACACGCAAGGCGACAGAGGGCGTGAAATGA
- a CDS encoding LPP20 family lipoprotein produces MILSHAVKRVFKGVFVLMLAITLGGCETFVESTKDIVSALPDLPPRVDSTPVEPNWAQVTGYAPISLQEGQTEQHKMLMAMKASKLDAYRELTVLVHGQYLAGTTSVKDMVLQNNQFQGAVAGIVRGARVVKSYPIQSDVYATILEVDLNQVQRAWQSSQ; encoded by the coding sequence ATGATTTTATCCCATGCTGTAAAAAGAGTGTTTAAAGGTGTTTTTGTTTTGATGCTGGCGATAACGCTGGGAGGTTGCGAAACCTTTGTCGAGTCGACCAAGGATATTGTCTCGGCGTTGCCGGACTTGCCTCCCCGGGTTGATTCGACGCCTGTGGAGCCAAATTGGGCCCAGGTAACGGGATATGCCCCTATCAGTCTTCAGGAGGGGCAAACAGAGCAGCATAAAATGCTGATGGCGATGAAGGCTTCTAAGCTGGATGCTTATCGTGAACTGACTGTGCTGGTACATGGGCAATATCTGGCAGGTACGACTTCAGTAAAAGATATGGTGCTGCAAAATAATCAATTTCAGGGGGCTGTTGCAGGGATAGTGCGCGGTGCTCGGGTGGTGAAGAGCTATCCGATACAATCCGACGTCTATGCAACGATTCTGGAGGTTGATCTGAATCAGGTTCAGCGGGCCTGGCAATCCAGTCAGTAA
- a CDS encoding DUF1244 domain-containing protein, producing MDTKTQTELEAAAFRRLVKHLDERKDVQNIDLMILAGFCRNCLSKWYKAAADDQNIEISYEEACEHVYGMPYSEWKKQHQKPATPEQLAAFEATQKPK from the coding sequence ATGGACACAAAAACACAAACCGAACTTGAAGCAGCAGCCTTCCGCCGCTTAGTAAAACATCTGGATGAGCGTAAGGATGTACAAAATATAGACCTGATGATTCTGGCGGGTTTTTGCCGTAACTGCCTGTCTAAATGGTATAAAGCTGCAGCCGACGACCAAAATATTGAGATAAGCTATGAAGAGGCCTGCGAACACGTCTATGGCATGCCATACTCCGAGTGGAAAAAACAACATCAAAAGCCAGCGACACCTGAACAACTGGCCGCTTTTGAGGCGACACAGAAGCCAAAATAA